One Natronomonas gomsonensis genomic window, CCGACCTCGATTTCGCGCCGACCGGCGACGCGGCGCTGTGTTTCTCGAACGTCGACAGCACGGCGTTTCAGCGGGCACGCGAGGAGGTCGAAGCCATCCTCGCGGCCGGCGAAGCCGAGACGGGGACGACCGCCGAGTTCGTCGAGGACGCCCACGGCTACCACTGGGTCGTCCTCCACGACACCGGGTTCGAGGACCTCGTAACGAGCATCCACTTCGCGGCCGATACCCTCGTCGAGGAGGGGTTCGGCTCGCGGTTGCTGGCGGCGCTTTTCGCCTTCGAGCGCGACGGACAGACCGCCTACTGGGTGTACTCCTTCCGCCGGGGGTCGTACTACCCGTTCGTTCCGACGGGCGGTCGCGAGCGCGACAACAAGGTCGAGTTCAAACTGGAGAGCGTCCTCGACGGCGAGTTGTCGGTCGAGGAC contains:
- the pspAB gene encoding PspA-associated protein PspAB, with translation MGVFDTIRQVLGLSAEADAAREADPEDLFGMSTAYLTMEADLDFAPTGDAALCFSNVDSTAFQRAREEVEAILAAGEAETGTTAEFVEDAHGYHWVVLHDTGFEDLVTSIHFAADTLVEEGFGSRLLAALFAFERDGQTAYWVYSFRRGSYYPFVPTGGRERDNKVEFKLESVLDGELSVEDDTTYWYPMWPEGDAHPWG